In a single window of the Antedon mediterranea chromosome 1, ecAntMedi1.1, whole genome shotgun sequence genome:
- the LOC140045495 gene encoding histone H4, whose translation MSGRGKGGKGLGKGGAKRHRKVLRDNIQGITKPAIRRLARRGGVKRISGLIYEETRGVLKVFLENVIRDAVTYTEHAKRKTVTAMDVVYALKRQGRTLYGFGG comes from the coding sequence ATGTCTGGACGTGGTAAAGGAGGAAAGGGTCTAGGAAAAGGAGGCGCTAAACGTCATCGAAAGGTGTTGCGTGACAACATCCAGGGTATCACTAAACCAGCTATCCGTCGTCTTGCTCGTCGTGGTGGTGTTAAACGTATCTCGGGTCTTATCTACGAAGAAACCCGTGGGGTACTGAAGGTATTCCTTGAAAATGTTATCCGTGATGCTGTAACATACACCGAGCATGCCAAGAGAAAGACCGTCACCGCCATGGATGTCGTCTACGCCCTGAAGAGACAAGGCCGAACTCTGTACGGATTCGGTGGATAA
- the LOC140045469 gene encoding histone H3, whose translation MARTKQTARKSTGGKAPRKQLATKAARKSAPATGGVKKPHRYRPGTVALREIRRYQKSTELLIRKLPFQRLVREIAQDFKTDLRFQSSAVMALQEASEAYLVGLFEDTNLCAIHAKRVTIMPKDIQLARRIRGERA comes from the coding sequence ATGGCCCGTACTAAGCAAACAGCCCGTAAATCTACCGGAGGAAAAGCTCCCCGAAAACAACTTGCCACCAAGGCAGCACGAAAGAGTGCACCAGCAACCGGTGGTGTAAAGAAGCCTCATCGTTACAGGCCTGGAACCGTCGCTCTTCGTGAGATTCGTCGCTACCAGAAAAGCACTGAGCTTCTCATCAGAAAGCTCCCATTCCAACGTCTTGTCCGTGAAATCGCTCAAGATTTCAAGACAGATCTTCGATTCCAGAGTTCTGCAGTCATGGCTCTTCAGGAGGCTAGCGAAGCCTACCTGGTTGGCCTGTTCGAAGATACCAATCTGTGCGCCATCCACGCAAAACGTGTGACCATCATGCCAAAGGACATCCAACTTGCCCGTCGTATCCGTGGCGAACGTGCATAA
- the LOC140045486 gene encoding histone H2A-like has translation MSGRGKGGKAKGKAKSRSSRAGLQFPVGRVHRFLRKGNYASRVGAGAPVYMAAVLEYLTAEILELAGNAARDNKKSRIIPRHLQLAIRNDEELNRLLGSVTIAQGGVLPNIQAVLLPKKTQAKAK, from the coding sequence ATGTCTGGACGTGGTAAAGGAGGCAAAGCTAAAGGAAAGGCCAAGAGCCGATCAAGCCGTGCTGGACTTCAGTTCCCAGTCGGTCGTGTTCACCGATTTTTGCGAAAGGGTAACTACGCATCCCGTGTCGGTGCTGGTGCCCCAGTCTACATGGCTGCTGTGCTGGAGTACTTGACAGCTGAAATCTTGGAGTTGGCTGGTAATGCTGCCCGCGACAACAAGAAGAGCAGAATCATCCCTCGTCATCTTCAACTTGCCATCCGTAACGATGAAGAGTTGAACCGTCTTCTTGGAAGTGTGACCATCGCCCAGGGAGGTGTACTACCAAACATCCAAGCTGTACTTCTACCAAAGAAGACCCAGGCCAAAGCCAAGTAA
- the LOC140045478 gene encoding histone H2B, gonadal-like, translated as MPPKTSGKAAKKAGKAKAVRTTDKKRKRKRKESYSIYIYKVLKQVHPDTGISSRAMGIMNSFVNDIFERIAGEASRLAHYNKKSTITSREVQTAVRLLLPGELAKHAVSEGTKAVTKYTSSK; from the coding sequence ATGCCACCAAAAACTTCAGGAAAAGCTGCTAAAAAAGCCGGTAAGGCTAAAGCTGTAAGAACTACTGACAAGAAAAGAAAACGTAAGCGAAAGGAAAGCTACAGCATCTACATCTACAAGGTGTTGAAGCAAGTTCACCCAGACACTGGTATCTCGAGCAGAGCTATGGGAATCATGAACAGTTTCGTCAACGATATCTTCGAACGTATTGCAGGAGAAGCATCTCGTCTTGCTCACTACAACAAGAAATCTACCATCACCAGCAGGGAAGTCCAGACTGCTGTCCGTCTCTTGTTGCCCGGTGAATTGGCCAAACATGCTGTCTCTGAGGGTACCAAAGCTGTCACCAAATACACAAGCTCCAAGTAA